Proteins encoded within one genomic window of Haladaptatus sp. QDMS2:
- the gcvT gene encoding glycine cleavage system aminomethyltransferase GcvT, translated as MGLLKPPLHGVHDARGAKFTEFGGWDMPVEFDSIRTEHESVREAAGIFDVSHMGEIIVSGPDAEALMQRLTSNDVTVLSPGDAQYSMITNEDGVIIDDTVVYRLPDAIEGDYLFIPNAGHDGEMQRRWETHRDEWGLDASVENVTSDWAMFALQGPDAEKLLMAAVDEHTPAEPTAVQNLKSFTATVLSFDGAECIVARTGYTGEDGFEILAPWDDAEAVWELFDVQPCGLGARDTLRMEMGFLLSGQDFHPEDNPRTPYEAGLSFTVKLDTEFVGRDALERQHAEGVAEKFVGFQLLERGVPRHGYDITNTDEEHIGTVTSGTMSPTLGEPIGLGYVPVDYADPDTTIHVLVRGNPKKAVIKSLPFNQ; from the coding sequence ATGGGTCTTCTCAAACCACCACTGCACGGCGTCCACGACGCCCGCGGTGCGAAGTTCACCGAGTTCGGCGGCTGGGATATGCCAGTCGAGTTCGACTCTATCCGAACCGAACACGAGAGTGTTCGGGAGGCCGCTGGCATCTTCGACGTGAGCCACATGGGCGAAATCATCGTCTCCGGCCCCGACGCCGAGGCGCTCATGCAGCGACTCACCTCGAACGACGTCACCGTCCTCTCGCCGGGCGACGCACAGTACTCGATGATTACGAACGAAGACGGCGTCATCATCGACGACACCGTCGTGTATCGGCTCCCCGACGCTATCGAGGGCGACTACCTGTTCATCCCGAACGCCGGGCACGACGGCGAGATGCAACGGCGATGGGAAACCCACCGCGACGAGTGGGGCCTCGACGCCAGCGTCGAGAACGTCACGTCAGACTGGGCGATGTTCGCGCTCCAGGGCCCCGACGCGGAAAAGTTGCTCATGGCAGCGGTCGACGAGCACACGCCCGCCGAACCGACCGCCGTCCAGAACCTGAAGTCGTTCACGGCGACGGTGCTCTCGTTCGACGGCGCGGAGTGCATCGTCGCCCGGACGGGCTACACCGGCGAGGACGGGTTCGAAATCCTCGCACCGTGGGACGACGCAGAAGCCGTGTGGGAGCTGTTCGACGTGCAGCCGTGTGGACTCGGCGCACGCGACACCCTGCGCATGGAGATGGGCTTTCTCCTCTCCGGGCAGGACTTCCACCCGGAGGACAACCCGCGAACGCCCTACGAGGCGGGGCTCAGTTTCACCGTCAAACTCGACACCGAGTTCGTGGGCCGCGACGCGCTCGAACGCCAGCACGCAGAGGGCGTAGCGGAGAAGTTCGTCGGCTTCCAGCTCCTGGAGCGCGGCGTCCCGCGACACGGGTACGATATTACTAACACAGATGAGGAGCATATCGGCACAGTGACGAGCGGGACGATGAGTCCGACACTGGGCGAACCAATCGGACTCGGGTACGTTCCCGTCGACTATGCGGACCCGGACACGACGATTCACGTCCTCGTCCGTGGTAATCCGAAGAAAGCAGTCATCAAATCACTCCCCTTCAACCAATGA
- the gcvH gene encoding glycine cleavage system protein GcvH: MTFEVPDDLKYQESHEWARAADGTAKIGITDFAQDELGDIVFVELPDVGDDVSKGAEFGVVESIKAVSDLYAPVSGTVTAVNDQVFDAPELVNDDPYGDGWMLEVELTDESELDSLLTPDDYEDQIA; the protein is encoded by the coding sequence ATGACATTCGAAGTACCAGACGACCTCAAGTATCAGGAATCACACGAGTGGGCACGCGCAGCAGACGGAACGGCCAAAATCGGCATCACCGACTTCGCCCAGGACGAACTCGGCGACATCGTGTTCGTCGAACTGCCCGACGTCGGGGACGACGTGAGCAAGGGTGCGGAGTTCGGCGTCGTCGAATCCATCAAAGCCGTCTCCGACCTCTACGCACCGGTCTCCGGGACGGTCACCGCGGTCAACGACCAGGTGTTCGACGCCCCGGAACTCGTAAACGACGACCCGTACGGCGACGGCTGGATGCTGGAAGTCGAACTCACGGACGAATCTGAACTCGACTCCCTGCTCACACCGGACGACTACGAAGACCAGATCGCCTGA
- the gcvPA gene encoding aminomethyl-transferring glycine dehydrogenase subunit GcvPA, which produces MSDSATPGSPFAPHTPDETQAMLDVLGVASEEDLFDIPDDVAFDGTFGIPQRSEQSVRARADKMLNRNANLTEFLGRGHYSHYIPSLVDNLSIRSEFLTSYTQYQPEVAQGFLQVLFEYQSMLAELTGLEIANCSMYDAATALGEAATLANRLRKTSGHRVLVPKAISVGRRDVLENYVDGSEMVVESYAMDDGNADLDVLTDLVDDDVVMIYAENPTVRGTIEEGLAKLGKLAHDNDAIFTLGSDPVALSLLEKPSDVGADVVVGDASTLGIPTSFGMGLGIFACREDFLRQVPGRLVGISEDSAGMRAYTLTLQTREQHIRRERATSNICSNQAWVALRAAMHIAMLGPDGLVDLARDCVTRPEELAERLDDISGIQAPVHDRYHFREFVAHTDQPAKAIVSDLAGKGFAVHRVGEHEVQVCVTETNAIAVDEFVAAFEEVA; this is translated from the coding sequence ATGAGTGATTCAGCAACCCCCGGCAGTCCTTTCGCCCCGCACACGCCAGACGAGACGCAGGCGATGCTCGACGTTCTCGGCGTGGCGAGCGAAGAGGACCTGTTCGACATCCCAGACGACGTCGCGTTCGACGGCACGTTCGGCATCCCACAGCGCAGTGAGCAATCCGTTCGCGCACGCGCAGACAAGATGCTCAACCGAAACGCAAATCTGACCGAGTTCCTCGGGCGAGGCCACTACAGCCACTACATCCCCTCGCTCGTGGACAACCTCTCTATCCGGTCTGAGTTTCTGACCTCCTACACCCAATACCAGCCGGAAGTCGCCCAGGGCTTCCTGCAGGTGCTGTTCGAGTACCAGTCGATGCTCGCGGAACTCACGGGCCTCGAAATCGCCAATTGCTCGATGTACGACGCGGCGACCGCCCTCGGCGAGGCGGCCACGCTCGCAAATCGCCTGCGCAAGACGTCAGGCCACCGCGTGCTCGTCCCGAAAGCCATCTCCGTGGGTCGCCGCGACGTGCTCGAAAACTACGTCGATGGCTCCGAGATGGTCGTCGAATCCTACGCCATGGACGACGGAAACGCGGACCTCGACGTGCTCACCGACCTCGTAGACGACGACGTGGTCATGATTTACGCCGAGAATCCGACCGTCCGGGGGACGATAGAGGAGGGGCTCGCCAAACTCGGCAAACTCGCCCACGACAACGACGCCATCTTCACCCTCGGCAGCGACCCCGTCGCGCTCTCGCTGCTCGAAAAACCGTCCGACGTCGGCGCAGACGTGGTCGTCGGCGACGCCTCGACGCTCGGCATCCCGACGAGTTTCGGCATGGGCCTCGGCATCTTCGCCTGCCGCGAGGACTTCCTGCGGCAGGTTCCCGGTCGCCTCGTCGGCATCTCCGAGGATTCTGCGGGCATGCGCGCCTACACGCTCACGCTTCAGACGCGCGAACAGCACATCCGCCGCGAGCGGGCCACCTCGAACATCTGTTCGAACCAGGCGTGGGTCGCCCTCCGGGCGGCGATGCATATTGCCATGCTCGGCCCGGACGGCCTCGTGGACCTCGCGAGGGACTGCGTCACCCGTCCCGAGGAACTCGCAGAACGTCTCGACGATATCAGCGGGATTCAGGCCCCGGTTCACGACCGGTATCACTTCCGGGAGTTCGTCGCCCACACGGACCAACCTGCGAAGGCCATCGTTTCAGACCTCGCGGGCAAGGGCTTCGCCGTCCACCGGGTCGGCGAACACGAGGTGCAGGTGTGTGTGACCGAGACCAACGCCATCGCCGTAGACGAGTTCGTCGCGGCATTCGAGGAGGTAGCCTAG
- the gcvPB gene encoding aminomethyl-transferring glycine dehydrogenase subunit GcvPB, with protein MFYDQARWTHDSEDVYEPLLSEKSTKTVKIDESPLPPSLTRDDLELPNLSEPELARHYTRLSQMNYGIESGPFPLGSCTMKYNPKFTDDISTIPAGAVHPERPDETIQGTLELLYKLQDYLGRIGGMDAVTLQPPAGAAGEFTGILIAKAFHEANGDDERTEIIIPDSAHGTNFATAALAGYDVVSLPSDEDGRVDLEALEVAVSNQTAALMLTNPNTLGLFERNIEEIATIVHDAGGLLYYDGANLNALLGRARPGDMGFDIMHYNVHKTFATPHGGGGPGAGPVGVTERLAEFLPRPHIKQHKGGYRLYDPEQSVGKVHGFHGNWLVLVRAFAYIDRLGDAGLADASAKAVLNANYLASQIDYDVPYGPFHHEFVASAGDQDAADVAKRMLDFGVHPPTTKWPDIVSQALMTEPTEIENRETLDQLATAFNAVVGEDDDVLESAPSRTAARRIDQVQAARNPRLSWHALETED; from the coding sequence ATGTTCTACGACCAGGCTCGCTGGACCCACGACTCAGAAGACGTGTACGAACCGCTGCTCTCTGAAAAGAGCACGAAGACGGTGAAAATCGACGAGTCACCGCTCCCGCCGTCGCTCACGCGCGACGACCTCGAACTGCCGAATCTCTCGGAGCCGGAACTCGCCCGCCACTACACCCGGCTGAGCCAGATGAACTACGGCATCGAGTCGGGGCCGTTCCCGCTCGGCAGTTGTACGATGAAGTACAACCCGAAATTCACCGACGACATCTCGACGATTCCGGCGGGAGCCGTCCACCCGGAGCGTCCAGACGAGACGATTCAGGGGACGCTCGAACTACTCTACAAGCTCCAGGACTACCTCGGGCGCATCGGTGGCATGGACGCGGTTACGCTCCAGCCACCTGCGGGCGCGGCCGGTGAGTTCACGGGCATCCTCATCGCCAAAGCCTTCCACGAGGCAAACGGCGACGACGAGCGGACGGAAATCATCATCCCCGACTCCGCTCACGGGACGAACTTCGCGACCGCTGCGCTCGCCGGCTACGACGTGGTTTCGCTGCCGAGCGACGAGGACGGGCGCGTGGACTTAGAAGCCCTCGAAGTCGCCGTCTCCAACCAGACGGCCGCGCTCATGCTCACGAATCCGAACACACTCGGACTGTTCGAGCGAAACATCGAGGAAATCGCCACCATCGTCCACGACGCGGGCGGCCTGCTCTACTACGACGGGGCGAATCTGAACGCCCTCCTCGGGCGGGCCCGTCCGGGTGACATGGGCTTCGACATCATGCACTACAACGTTCACAAGACGTTCGCGACGCCCCACGGCGGTGGCGGACCCGGGGCTGGACCGGTCGGGGTCACCGAACGCCTCGCCGAGTTCCTGCCACGTCCGCACATCAAACAGCACAAGGGCGGGTACCGACTGTACGACCCAGAACAGTCGGTCGGCAAGGTTCACGGCTTCCACGGCAACTGGCTCGTCCTCGTTCGTGCGTTCGCCTACATCGACCGTCTGGGTGACGCCGGTCTCGCCGACGCGAGCGCGAAAGCAGTGCTTAATGCGAACTATCTCGCGAGCCAGATAGACTACGACGTGCCGTACGGGCCGTTCCACCACGAGTTCGTCGCGAGCGCGGGCGACCAGGACGCAGCCGACGTGGCAAAGCGGATGCTCGACTTCGGCGTCCACCCGCCGACGACGAAGTGGCCGGACATCGTCTCACAGGCGCTGATGACCGAACCGACGGAAATCGAGAACCGCGAGACGCTCGACCAACTCGCAACTGCCTTCAACGCCGTCGTCGGCGAGGACGACGACGTACTCGAATCGGCCCCGTCTCGGACGGCGGCTCGCCGTATCGACCAGGTGCAGGCCGCGCGCAACCCGCGCCTGTCGTGGCACGCACTCGAGACGGAGGACTGA